accaGGTTCCTTTATTTAATGCAGTCAGTGATTTTCTGTTTTCTTTATTCTCACTTCAGGCCACTTCAGCTGCCGATTTCGCCACTCGGTTGCGGACATGCTAAGGGGTGTTGCATGGTCGAAGCCAAATAACGACTGTATGAGCATAATTGAGTGAGCTTATTAACAACGGGAATTTACACTTTCTTAAGTACGATGGTCAAACTAGAACACCAAGAAAAGTCTGATGGTCATTCACGCACCTTACTCGTATTTTAAGATTTCCCTAATGCTGGAACAGGATGTAGTACATGATAACTATATATGGCGGTGAAGAGTCTGGAGAAAACTTGGATCAGCTAACCTGCACGCATGGATGATGATCATTTGCTAACTACTAGGATTATCCTCCAGGAAATGCTAGTATGGGGCTTTTCGTCAACACCGGCTGCAGAGAAGAGTCGAAGTTTCTGACCGTCTAACTGTCAGCACGGTGATTAGGATGCATTATATTGATTCCTTTGGTCTTCTTACTACCCATAACCCACTGGTGTTGTTCAGGGGGCGCCCCAGTTAAATCCAAAGCAACGCTGGTTTGTCTTGGCTTCATCTTCTTGCTTCGTCCTTCCGCCGCACACAGAACAGCCGACAGAGACGTCGTCCTTCCGGAAATGGCTATAAATACACGTACCCCCACGACTACAATCTTCACAACACCAATCCATATTCGATCCGCACCAGTCACCACAATGGCGTTCCAGCACCGGccctgctgcctcctcctcctgggagCTCTCCTCGTCTCCCATCTCGCCGCTGGGCTCGCCGCCACGGGCCCCGGCGACGTGGCCGTGTACTGGGGCCGGAACAAGGACGAGGGCACGCTGCGCGAGGCCTGCGACACGGGCGCCTACACCACCGTCCTCATCGCCTTCCTCAGCGCCTTCGGCCACGGCAAGTACACCCTCGACCTCTCCGGCCACCcggtcgccggcgtcggcgacgacATCAAGCACTGCCAGTCCAAAGGCGTCCTCGTGCTCCTCTCCATCGGCGGGCAGGGCGGCGAGTACTCCCTCCCGTCCTCCCAGGCCGCCACCGACCTCGCCGACTACCTCTGGGAcgccttcctcgccggcggccgcgccagCGTGCCCCGCCCCTTCGGCGACGCGCAGGTGAACGGCGTCGACCTCTTCATCGACCAGGGCGCCACCGAGCACTACGACGAGCTGGTCCGGCGGCTGTACGGCTACAACAGGTACTACCGCGGCGGCGGGATCACGctgacggcgacgccgcggTGCGCGTACCCGGACCAGCGGCTGCAGGGGGCGCTGGCGACGGGGCTCGTCGGCCGCGTCCACGTCCGGCTCTACGGCGACCTCCGGTGCAcgtgggcggcgcgggaggcctGGGAGAAGTGGGCGGCGGCGTACCCTGGCAGCCGCGTGTTCGTCGGCGTGGTGGCGTCGCCGGAGGCCGACAGGGACGCCTACATGTCCCAGAAGGACCTCTACTACAACGTGCTGCAGTTCGCGCAGAAGGTGCCCAACTATGGCGGCATCATGGTCTGGAACAGGTACTACGACAAGAAGAACCACTACATCAGCAGCAGCTAAATAAGCTTCGGACACGGTTCACCTAAGATTAATCTTCATGTGTTGTTAGTTTATATACGTAATAAATAATGTGTGTATTCGTACTGTAATCTACAAATAAAATGGAGAAAGCTGTTTTATGAAGGACACTGTATCTGTATCTGGGCACTACATTGTACTCCTAATAATTGTGTTTGATCTAATTATAATAAAGAACAGTGGCTTCATGCACATCCTGTGTTCAATGTGACTATTATGTGGCGACCGTCGATATCGTGCTATACTATATATACATCAAGAACAAATTGCGAGCAAGTGAGTAAATTGTGTGTGAATTCATCTAATAATTAAtgtaaggccccgtttggatcattggaattgaattccatcctaataatcataatttagacacaaattaattaagctaatataattgtatgtggaatatagttgtatattatagttggtgatatgggagagatacttgtatgctgcacttctactatagagaagcgagtctaagagcgtgctataagaattgaattccatctaataaccataatctatagaatcaatttccatctcccaccccatgaatttaagataggcttatatctaaactttggaaagttgtggaatgccacattccaacataaattagcctactccattaaatagattccaattccttggacccaaacggggcctaatggAAAAACGAAAACGAGAGGGCTCTCGTTTTACCCTTCAGGTTCAGGTTATTAGATCCCTCTGTTTGGAACTTTGGATGTGGCTGCTTGTTGAAGAGGAAGGACAAGATGATGTAGAATGTAAGAATGGGGATGAATGAAGAATGAAGATGATCATTTGATTCCGATTGATGTCCGGCTATGTTCCCGCGATGGGCGGCACTATGGTGAAGCTAGGATTTAGGGTTATGGTTAGAAGTTTGGATCTTTGGGTTAGAGAGGGGATTTATTGTGGTGCGAGGGCTACGAGGAAGTCTAGGGTAGAACGTCAAATTGAGAGGAGGCTGGCGAAGCGTAGGCTCATGAGGCGGAGGGGTGCTATCCATCATAGCGATAGGTGCCTATGCAGTGAAAGTCGGTGGAGCATCTTTCTCCTCTTGGTTACTTTTAGTGATGGTTCGGATGGTGATGGTCCCACCAAGTGTCTGAGAGAAGGCAGAAGGAATGGTATGGATGATGGATCGATTGAGAGCCTATGagagaggaagacgaagagtGATGTTAATTGCCATGTTTGAGCTTATTGCAAAGCACGAGAAATGATAGAGAAATCAAACGAGTTTGGGAGACGAATATGGACGTAATTGCGTGGCTACTACCCTGCATGATCCTAAAGCAGCAGAGAGGGCCCGCTCTCTAATCGCATCCTAATATAAATATGTCCAAATTAAACTTGCACGCTACAACGTGATGGCTGAATGCACAAATATGGTTGAAATAAAAATGTCTGGATGGAGTTGTGCACGTAACGGAAAAGCATCCGATCCGGTCCGGAGATGGCCGCCGCTGGCTAGCACGGTCCAAATTTGCACGCTACGACGACGCAGCGCGAATCTTAAAGACAATCGGACGACAGAAATGTTTAACTCGACGATCGTGAAGCATCCGGCCAAGTTAGAGCAGCATGCGTGCGTGGCATCGCCGTCATCATCAGCAACTGCAAACTGGCAGCACGCGTGCGCATATGCAGACTGAAAAGACGGATTGGTCAAACCGTTACGTGGCAACCACCTggacatatatataaataatcTTATCTTTTGTGTCCTGATGATCATTCACGTGCAGTGGACCCTGCCTACACGGCGAAGCTAGCAGCTGATGTGGCAGCGAGTGTTTGAGACCTGCATACGAGATACGTCCGGGCGGGCCCAGCACGAGTACACCACATGCTAATTAGCCCTATCCTCCTCAACGTCCGCAAGTACGAAGCCTCCGGCTTATACTGATCAGTGGTTTTGCAGAACATTAGAGAAGCTTGGAGAATAATTAGATGGTCGTCCGACCTGACAAAAGGTTCCAAACCCTTGTTCTAGTGTGCGCTACGGTAGATGCATGCTCACCAGCATGGAAGGTTCCATCCAGTACAGTGCAAACTCCAGGGATGACCACCAGCAGCCACCTTACGGTGTATGTTTTTTTTACATAAGTTAGAAGGGGAAGtcctactttttttttataactttTTTATTCCAGACTCATTTAATTCACTTCCACGAGGAGTCGAATCAGACATGTCTGGTGCTACTCAGGTACTCTAATCACTAGGCTAGATGTCCTTTTACACCTGATAGGGTATGTTGACTGCAAAATACTCGATTGGAAAAAAGAAATTTAATTAACTGATCAATTGATTACAACTAATTCATAATGACAGTATATATACACCCACAATCGGTGCACTAGATTGAAGGACATTGAAAACAAAGTGTACCTTTTTCTTGAATATACACTCTTCTTTGTTTCCCATAAATAAACAGTACAATTGATAACAACTAAGTCATATCGTTCTCGCAGCAACACGCGTGGTATTCACCTAGTTAATTTTACACTACACTGATGATTTTAATTAATGagtttgattgaatttaatatacAATTGcgttttattttttccttctacttattaattattacatccatagtttaattgagtttcatttagggtaatatagaattattttttattatatttttttcaacttattagttactacatccataatttaattgagtttatagAATTACGActcatagctcattaaattagttaatataacatacaATTGTTGttataggttgttaaagatggatcatagagtaTGGATGTATAGCATACGGAGACATTCGCATACATTCATGTCAGAGGTATgaaagtttgtggaggctgcggagaagcacgctcgtatttgcaagacaaagcaaatatgttgtccgtgttttgactattgcaacaatattgtatgggaggatactaaaatcatcaagaggcatttgataaagcgaggttttatggatggatacacaatttggttcCAGCATGGTGAGGCAAGAGGTACTTTCAATAACACAGACATTGATACTAGCTCTGATAAAGTGGGTAGTGATGATGTAAACGAAAATGATCGTgctatgatggatgatgattatgaccatggagatcaaaatggtgatcaagcATATGCGCGTGTGGAACCATAGGTGGACAAGGAATGTGATGTTGATACGGAGTACATGTTGCAccacattgaaccggaagtgttgcaagggagtgctaaagggttagagaattttgagacactcaagaaggcagcaaaggactGTATGTATGACgcatgtgggaaggagtgggtAGTGTTGCAtttcgtccttcatcttctgatcttgaaggctaaattcggctggtCAGATAATaatttcaatgatctccttactctgctggGCAAGTTGCTCCagaagcctaactttgtgccaaaaaacacaaacgaagcaaagaagattatcaatccattcaAGATGtgtgtgcaaagaatacacaCGTGCAGGAACCACTGCGTATTATATCGCGGTAAGTACGTagcattggaaaagtgtccaaattgcgtTGCTAGCTGTTACATTTCTATGAGAACTGTGCCGGTTcctccatcgggaataagaggaagaagggtgcaaagaaaagtgctagtgctcaagtggaggacgagtcctGTATAGGTACTGACATGACAACTCAGCGCATAGTTCCTACCTTGGTGATGTTGTACCTGCCGTTGATGGACCATAtgaagcgtttgttctcaaacccaaagactGCTAAattgatgacttggcatgctgatcGCTCAGTAAAGGCTGACGAAAAGCTTCGACATCCTTCCAAAGCTCGCCACTGGAGGACCTTTAATGCCAATCATCTAGAGTTTTCAGATGAATAAAGGAATGTACGGTTCGCGTTGAGTACAGACGGTATGAATCCATTGtgtgaaagaagcagcacgcacaACACATGGCCTGTAgtgatgaccatatacaaccttccccatgttggatttagtagcccgacagtccaccatagggttacccaagtggttaaTTTGTAGGCGAGGGCAATtacgaaaccaagaactcgaaggtgatcgcaagAACACAAATAGCACATGAGGGTTTTAGATTGGtttgggcctccggagagtaataccatacgtcctgtatgtttggtggtttgtattgctcaatggttCGATGGGACTCAATGATTGGATACGCTCGGGGGTGCCCTTGACCGCCTTATATGGGCTGACGACTAAGAGTtataagtcggtttgaatctaatctactcaatAATTGCTTGGAGCTTCCCCTCGAAATATCAGACATCCAAAACATAATCCATATCTCGTAGCTTAAACAATGCAATATCTCGTAGCTTAAACAATGCATGAGAGTTCCTGAGGAGTAATGTCACACCTGTCTTTAGAAACAAACCAAGTGTGCACTGTATGTGTGGCAGGATCAAGTTAGTAATATATACCAAAGGCAATATGATTAGTAAAATTTGTTTAATAATTACACTAGCGACTCAAGAGTCTCAAATAAATACAGCGTCTTATCGAATTGCATAGTAGAACTCCATCTCCAAAGACAATCGACTAGGGGTTgcatacgcctagaactcagcaccatcttcactcCACAGCAACTTCTTATTTTGAGCAACATTTTATTTATATGGAACAAGAATATATAGGAAATAGCAAATGTGAGTACATGCCATACTCCACAAGTGCAAGAAATAAATGACATGCAAGGCTAAATAAAGGAAAAGCTGACTAGTTGACTACGAGACTACGATAAGcaattttagttggtcaaactTTATTAGCAATCCAATTACAATATGAAACTCTTCCCATGACCAAAACCATAACAGTGGCCATACCTCCAGATTAACATAACCAAGTTGTAATACAGAGAGAACCAGATCCACCAGATTAACTAGAAGCTCAAAATCATAACCAGAAACCACCACCCAACTAATTATGTGATATATCAGTTTTGTACATTATAAAGGGTTGTACAACTTTACCCATGAGCGGTGATTCCCATTTGCCAAGTATCCATGGGTCATATTAAACACTTGCAAGGTGAGTTGATTGGGTTTCACTCCGAGGCATTTACAAAGAGTATCCAGTGTGCATTAACCCTCTAAGGTTTCGCCATTACTGCCCCCTCTTGAGCCGTACCAGATCCTGGACATGCATCACCAGCATCGCCCACCTAATACAACACTAGGTTCCCGTAAATAAACAGCCAAGTCCATAGCCCATGTAGATCTCAtggttgcactgtttttttAGGTGGTCACTCCATGAACCGGTGCTTAGAAGTTGACTTGGGCATGACAAACACTTTACGCAGATATACCAAAACCATCAAAACCACAATGCCATGCCACATGTCCGAGTCCCTAGAATCCATGCATGTTGCTAAACCATTACCATCAACCACACATTGCAATATGCCATTAGTCAAGATTAAATTAAGAACCCAGACCATACCCATGTGTAGAGCAACTAAGCAGTTATTACCCAACATAAAAGGTAAAGCCCAGGCGAGAAGGGATGTAAGGAAAAACTAGGTacaaccttaataggacccatcatatTATGACTCAGCATGCAAATAGTATAACTAAGCAGGTGTCATAGGTAAAAGAAATATGATTAAGGGCAGCCTTCCTCaaagtgctgctgctgctaagagTCTTCAAAGTCTTGCTCTTGAAAACATAGCAATCATCCACAAACATCCAAGGCAAACATACAAGTGAACgagtaaaataaaataaggaCAGTTTACCAATCATCAATACATAACAAATAAGGCAGTCAAACTCATTCTACTCATTGCTGCGATCGTATATATGAGCGCAAGAGTCACTAAAATCAGAGTTAAAATGGAAAAAGATATGGGTTTCCGAGGGAAAAGGGAAAATTATTAGATCAGGATGAAACCATAATATCGGTGATGGAAAACAAAAGCTAAATACCAGTGGCATTGATTACTATGGATATATATTGTAGTGCCGGCCGATGTAAACATGGCATCACCAGAGTACATAGGCAATAAAATCATACGGCAAGCAGGGAATTGTCTGCTTATTTCTATAGGATGGCAGCATCGGTTTATTATTTTGCTCGGCTTGCAAAGATCATGGCTGCTTGCTTGACGTGCCCAGCTTGCTTGACGGCATGCGCGGCTCAGCAACGGTGCATGGTCGGCGCGGCTGGCTTCGTTGGCTCGGCAGGCCAGAGGTGCATGCATGGCGACGCACAGCTCGGGCCGCGCGGACGTAGCAGCCAATGCACGTCACACAGGAACAAATACGTAAGCTAGAAAACAAGAAACGAGGGACGTGGGTGAGATGCAAAACGGAGAGAACAACAGGGGCTTCCTCGAGTGGCGGCGGCTTGGAGCTCGAGCATCGCGTTGTTGCGGTGCTAGGGCACAAGAAGGGCGCAGTTTATTCGCGGAGAAAGGAAAACAAGGGGTGCCGGCTTGCGACTCGTAAACAACGCGCGGGCCATGCAAAGGGCAGCGTGCCTGCCAAGGAGAGAGCTGGGCCGCCTTCTGTTGCTGATGATGCAGGAGAGAGGCTGGCTGTGGCTGCTGGGCTGCAATCTGTACGCTGCTTGCTCGGCCTCCAAACGGTCTGGGCTCAAAAGGACAGGGAGAGCAGGCCGAAATGGTAAAAGGAGAAAAAAGGTAATAGAAAAGGTTTTCTTTACTAGTTTAGAACGTCCAAACAAATATAACCAACTCTTCTAAGCCACCAAAAAATAAATATGCAGCAGCGTGGATGTAACAAACAAAATGTAACCTATGAGTCTTTGgatttaatttagaaaataattattttactacaCTAAATATCTTGATAACTATATGAAATTAGAAACAAGAGaaattatttatatttatttgcATTATTTATTCACATCCAAAAATTAGAAATTTTGGGGTGTGACAAGTTATGGATATGGAGTCAGACCTATAGTATCAAGAGAGACCAATAAAAGTTTGGGATGTGGCCACAGGCAAACAAGGAGAATAACACTAAGATTCTGCCAGGTACAATAAAGGAATCACATAGAAGCATAAGCCAACTGCGAAAGAGAAGATGACCTCAAGAAATAATTTCCATACTTATTCAAGGAATAACTTGAATCTCAAGATGAGATTAtttttaagtggggtaggtctATAATACCCGTGCTTTTGTCATGCTCAAAAATCGTTAAAATTTTGAACTTTTAAAACTTGATGCAAAGTACCTTTTCACATATCCACTTGAAAATCAGAAAGTTGTGCAGTCCTTCGATTGTTTACTTATGTATTTGGACCATTTAGTGATACAAAATCCACTTCCTTTTTTAATTTAGTTCAAACCtttctaaaagaaaaatattttttcccttCATTAGACTCCTACCAACCCTAAACCTCTCCTCTTATCTCCTTAGCCCAACCCTCCTACGGTCCACAAAGGCCATCAATAGCCCAAGtcctcctcccttctccctccccccacccctctctctctctccaacaattgcccccccccccccaatcagCAGGCCAGTCGGCCTCCAAATTTTTGGGGCCCCCATTGGCCCGTATATCATGCATGGCAACTGGGCTGACTACACCAGGCCTCCAAATTTTTGGGGCCCCCATGTTCAACAAGTACAACGTGACCTGACCTCCCTCTAGTGGCCTGCCTCTATTAGCTTTTGAAAATCTGATGATATACGGGCCTGGAGCTGATGGCCTACCGATTAGAATTCTAATCGCCAGATCGCCTAACACCGTGACCGTCGAGGAAGTAGGAACCGCGCTTCTCACCTTCACCTCAGCGCCACCAGCCGTTGCAATCTCGTCGAGTGCTCGAGtcgccaggagcccaggacaaGCAGTCAAGCATCAACCATCAATCTGCTATCTGCTATCAGTTGGTATTGGTTACAATTCACAAGTAGATTAAATTTCTTCATCGGTAGGTGATCGCTCAACCAGATTAAAACTGTCCTTGGATTCCGCCGTAATTCAGGTTGCCTTGCGCAGTGTGACTATGGTGAAGTCATTCCAAAAGGATATGAACAAGATCACTGAGAAGGTGCAGGCTTCTGACCAGCGCTGGTACAAGTTCATAGTGACTGGTAATGTAATGTTATGTGGTGACCGGCTCAATGATTTGTGTGCAATCGTGTCAATGATTTGTTAATTTAGCTTTGTTGCTTTGTAATTCATGAAACAGGGAGGCCTATTTATTTATCATGTCTTCTAGAAATAGAAAATATGAGTCAGGTAATGAAAAGCACAAGAAGAAACAAAGGCTTGAACAATTTGCTCAGACTCAAAAGGGTGCTCTTGATAGATTTGTTGTTAAGAACTATCAAACTAGTGCACAAGATGAAACTCCTCAGGCACACAGTGATGGAAATCATGGTGATAACATAGACAACATTGAGGCTTACACTTTAGAAACTAAATCAGTGCAAGTTAATCCCAACAATGCGGATGGTGTTGATGATACCCTTGATAGATCAGCTAGTATTGAAAGTGACAATGATTTGAGGGTTCCTTTTCAGCCTAACATATTTGATCCAAGATATTGGGATGGACTAGATCGAAAACAGGTTGATATTTTGGTCCAAAAGGGTCCTAAAAGGGACTTATTTGTTCAGAAAGGTCCTAAAGATAGGTTATCAAGGAGGTTTTCTGCAGCATTATATACTAGAATTTTATCAAATGGGGAAACTTGTGCTAGAGAATGGCTGGTATATTCCAAAGAGCTTGATAGAGTATTCTGTTTATGTTACAAGTTATTAAGGAAGGGGCAACTAAGGAGTCAACTAGCAAATGAAGGTCTGAGTGATTGGTCACATGTTGGCACTCGGACTTAAAGATCATGAAACTAGTGCAGATCATATTACAAATATGGCCTCTTGGTACGACATGAAACTAGTTGCTCATAGAGAAattgagaaggaaaaggaacatTGGAGGAAGGTTTTGTTCAGAATTATTTTGATTGCAAAATTCCTTGCAAAGCATAACTTACCATTGCGTGGCACCAATAGCAAGCTGTATCAGGAAAGCAATAGCAATTTCCTAGGCATGGTTGAAATGATGGCTGAATTTGATCCGGTTATTCAAGAGCATGTTCAACGCATAACAAATGATGATATCCATACACATTACCTTGGTCATGGCATCCAGAATAAGGTAATAGATTTGCTTGCTGCTTCTATCAGGTCTgaaataattagaaaaataaTGGAATCAAAGTATTTCTCAATTATCCTTGATTGTACCCCTGATATAAGCCACCAAGAATAAATGTCTTTGATCATAAGATACtgttggcactagaaatcggtcaaccgaatcccagcaaccgacacacgacccgggagaatctgcttagctcctgttcgggtaaatgccctggtgcggttcgcgcggcgtgccagccaatctgacctgttgattggcaaggaagaacacgtgtcaggtccagaaattacgatcggctaagtttccgatcgagagagtttatcggcgaatcggccgattaactgtgatgatgaaatcggctataagacagcctgatctctatagccttgtagacaggaaattgctaaagtgatcggtacaaagcttatgataacaacactaggaacagatctaatcggcaatagatgaatctaacgatagaaaataaagaaagccgatactaccgattcctagctggataactggtgataaaaaaaaaaac
This genomic window from Setaria viridis chromosome 8, Setaria_viridis_v4.0, whole genome shotgun sequence contains:
- the LOC117833732 gene encoding xylanase inhibitor protein 2, which gives rise to MAINTRTPTTTIFTTPIHIRSAPVTTMAFQHRPCCLLLLGALLVSHLAAGLAATGPGDVAVYWGRNKDEGTLREACDTGAYTTVLIAFLSAFGHGKYTLDLSGHPVAGVGDDIKHCQSKGVLVLLSIGGQGGEYSLPSSQAATDLADYLWDAFLAGGRASVPRPFGDAQVNGVDLFIDQGATEHYDELVRRLYGYNRYYRGGGITLTATPRCAYPDQRLQGALATGLVGRVHVRLYGDLRCTWAAREAWEKWAAAYPGSRVFVGVVASPEADRDAYMSQKDLYYNVLQFAQKVPNYGGIMVWNRYYDKKNHYISSS